gagaaaaaaaaaagagaggcgagagggaaaaagagaggtgtgcggtggagaggggggaggagggaaagagacaagaaTGGTAAATTTAGggtaggaagtgaaagaggatgaGGACGTAGAAAAAGTTAAGGAAAGAGATTAAAACGAGAACCATAAATAACTCGCAGATTCATCTCCGAGGGCGCCATCTTGTTAGGCTACGAGTGGCTGTACCAGTACCGCGTGCTAGACTTCCAGTGGGACTCCCTGTACACGTGGTGGGCCGCCTTCTTCTTCGTCGACTTCTGCTACTACTGGGTCCATCGGGCGAACCACGGTGAGGAACGGCTTTATGTTCTGCTGTTGACGGGAGTGTCTCTGTGGGCCCCGCTGTTATGTCATTACTTCGTTTACCTGTTTTCTTTATTCCTGTTCGTTGTTTGCTTTTCTTAATGAACCATGGTGAGGTGGGATTCTGTTTTAAATTTGCAATCAGACTTGGTTCAGGTCCCGCTTTACTATGGGGTATGAATTGACCAAAACCCCTTTTTCCAAAAGGAGGGACAGTACCATGTGGGTCAAACTATGGCCAACCTTTGTGCTTCTTTGCTCACTGGAGGATATTTGGCAAAGCTCTGTCAAAGGGTAGTGATGAACAAGTTAAAAGTCATACATACGATTGTTCCATATGGCATTACTAGTTAGCTACTGAAAACTGGAGTGGAGAGCATGTGCTATGGGTTATAAATAGCACTGTCCGGTCATAGTATCGATGGCACTTTTCTTTTTGACTGAAAGATAAACCTGGTTAGCCCTCTAAAGAAAGAAGGCGATAGGTCGTATCATTGTTTATACCACTAATTACATAAcctaatgtgaatatatatgtgtgtgtgtgtgtgggttgttatTGAACAGCTATTTTACCGGTGAAGTAAATTAGAGAAACTGCTTGCATTTTATCTAAATGGAAACAAAATTCGGATTGGAAACAGGGCAGGAAATCAGATAAACTACCTCGTCATTCCAGACCTGGCTTCGAAATATAGTTTATAGAACAGAAACCAGTGTGCCAGTATATGTACACATCACTGCAGATTCCGAGGCCAGTAAATACATAGCCAATATTTTCCAGAGGTCAACCTCCTGTGGGCGGTCCACCAAGTCCACCATTCCTCCGAGGACTACACTCTCCCCACAGCAGTCCGCGTGTCCGTCTTCCAGCGCATGACCTACTTCGGGTTCTaccaccccctcgccctcctggGGATCCCCATTTCCTCCGTCATGGTCCACCTCGGCCTCAACTTCCTCTTCCAGTTCTGGGTCCACAACGAGGACATCGGGAAGCTCGGGCCCCTGGAGTGGGTCTTCAACACGCCGTCGCACCATCGTGTACATCATGGTGCGTTAGGGGGGGTCTGGGATGTTTAtagtgttcttttttgtttttgttattgttttttcttagttttgtttttgttttttttctttttttgttgtggaGCGAGGGTGGATATAGATGATGTagagtatgtgtgggtgtaatATATATCTCCTTTGACACTGAATTGTCGTCTATTTACTACATCGTTTGCAACATTTTCAACACCCTGTCACACCATCGCGAGCATCATGTCGGTCTTGATGGAGATGTGTTTtcggatttatatatattttttcagttttgtgCCTCTATTCTGCTTCAGCAAAGTCTAATAAGGAAAATGCCCTGTAGGAATGAGAGAATATCTTGCTCTTTATGCTTGGGATTGTACAAGAAACTAGAATTGGTTAAGAAGTCTCATGATCAATGTGTAAATGTCctgttgtgttatttttttcacgGTAAAATAGCTAattattctttccccttttctcttgcaGGATCCAACAAGTGGTGCCTTGACAAGAACTACGGTAGTGTCTTTATCCTCTGGGACCGACTCTTCGGCACTTaccaagaggagaaagagggcgaggagaTCGTCTACGGACTCGTGGATCAACCTCAGTCCATGAACGGCGTCTGGCATGAGGTGGGGCCTTCCTCTCACAAGCGTCTATtgtatgaaataaagaaaatataaagatataaccTGTTAAAAATGATATTGAGTCCTTTTCAATAAGTTTATTTATCCGAATATCTGCCTTTTTTTATCCATCGCTTGAAGCGtttgtgaatatttgtgtatgttcttTCTAACGTCAAAGAATGGTGACGATATTTAGAAAGCTATTTCTAAggtcttcctccacttctctttcattcttctacttcctctactTCTATTTAATTctgctttctctgcttctctttcatttttctaccattctttctcttttactcttttccttatctttatctccatCATCTCCCCAGGTCTTCTACTTCGAGAAGATCTACGAGAAGGCGCGGGGCATGAGCAGCTGGAGCGACTCCCTGAGGGCGGTGTTCTACGGGCCCGGCTGGGTCCCCGGGGCGCCTCGCCTGGGGGACCCCGACGCCTTCCCGGATGTCAAGGCCCCC
This portion of the Penaeus vannamei isolate JL-2024 chromosome 11, ASM4276789v1, whole genome shotgun sequence genome encodes:
- the LOC113805727 gene encoding alkylglycerol monooxygenase-like isoform X2; translation: MASVTQRLGYLFYAVNPKSTLFKHPEEVPRYENETLFVILALVVIELAYRVCTGRQLRANEIITSLAIGLLHETTVFISEGAILLGYEWLYQYRVLDFQWDSLYTWWAAFFFVDFCYYWVHRANHEVNLLWAVHQVHHSSEDYTLPTAVRVSVFQRMTYFGFYHPLALLGIPISSVMVHLGLNFLFQFWVHNEDIGKLGPLEWVFNTPSHHRVHHGSNKWCLDKNYGSVFILWDRLFGTYQEEKEGEEIVYGLVDQPQSMNGVWHEVFYFEKIYEKARGMSSWSDSLRAVFYGPGWVPGAPRLGDPDAFPDVKAPRAKYDPQMPAWFLWYTLVHLTIGIFFQQIMLIHLQANSWLTVSLFIAFNFLTVGVLGSMFDGWRWAPLLEAARCSAFLLYARATPISGAPMVDAALFLCFAMSAVFWTSQSLLVIGSPAKAVKFE
- the LOC113805727 gene encoding alkylglycerol monooxygenase-like isoform X1 — encoded protein: MASVARRLGTMLYLVTPNATTFEKPEEVPLYVNEAVPIFFGLVTLHALLKLARGHEVRMNEVLTSSGIGILHEAASFISEGAILLGYEWLYQYRVLDFQWDSLYTWWAAFFFVDFCYYWVHRANHEVNLLWAVHQVHHSSEDYTLPTAVRVSVFQRMTYFGFYHPLALLGIPISSVMVHLGLNFLFQFWVHNEDIGKLGPLEWVFNTPSHHRVHHGSNKWCLDKNYGSVFILWDRLFGTYQEEKEGEEIVYGLVDQPQSMNGVWHEVFYFEKIYEKARGMSSWSDSLRAVFYGPGWVPGAPRLGDPDAFPDVKAPRAKYDPQMPAWFLWYTLVHLTIGIFFQQIMLIHLQANSWLTVSLFIAFNFLTVGVLGSMFDGWRWAPLLEAARCSAFLLYARATPISGAPMVDAALFLCFAMSAVFWTSQSLLVIGSPAKAVKFE